One Dietzia sp. JS16-p6b genomic window carries:
- a CDS encoding ribonuclease H family protein yields MVMFCWLVEVVISVVIALALRVRKLVAVLEARSGGRTGIGDGPTMVVESTPTSVEEATEAVVPARAVASIVAEPAREGVPVRAEVVIFTLDESGQVSLAGRQVRSLSREDGNRGLVAVDAMEFVDAWSKKHQVHVLLAVRVQEIASWFRTHEASFSFLRSRDDSVQDSVIQLVDSIASSRLARPVGAGLCPKERKLLGSDKKSSQARTKALQVATDASVRKGKAGAGIGVMAENGQWRTKYCAELRNINVAELVAIECAVRTFRGRPLEIVSDSRNAIALATGSKVSSSTQVARLVDSIRAASKGREVSYRWVPGHSGVLLNETADRLAVARRRNEDAQVDQATADRIYSNIVADVHQDESPVAA; encoded by the coding sequence ATGGTCATGTTCTGCTGGCTGGTCGAGGTTGTGATCTCGGTGGTTATCGCACTTGCTCTGCGGGTCCGGAAGCTTGTTGCCGTGCTGGAGGCCCGGTCGGGTGGGCGCACTGGCATTGGGGACGGCCCGACCATGGTGGTGGAGTCCACCCCGACCAGCGTGGAGGAGGCCACCGAGGCGGTGGTTCCTGCGCGGGCGGTTGCGTCGATCGTGGCCGAACCTGCGCGGGAGGGCGTTCCGGTTCGAGCTGAGGTGGTGATCTTCACGCTGGATGAGTCGGGGCAGGTGTCGTTGGCGGGGCGTCAGGTGAGGAGCTTGTCTCGTGAGGATGGTAATCGCGGACTGGTAGCCGTGGATGCAATGGAGTTCGTCGATGCCTGGTCGAAGAAGCACCAGGTTCATGTCTTGCTGGCCGTGCGGGTGCAGGAGATCGCGTCCTGGTTCCGTACGCACGAGGCCTCGTTCAGCTTCCTGCGTTCCCGGGATGACTCGGTGCAGGACTCCGTGATCCAATTGGTGGACTCGATCGCGAGTTCCCGACTAGCCCGTCCGGTCGGCGCCGGACTGTGCCCGAAGGAACGCAAGCTTCTCGGCAGTGACAAGAAGTCTTCGCAGGCCCGCACGAAGGCGCTGCAGGTTGCGACCGATGCGTCCGTGAGGAAGGGCAAGGCCGGGGCGGGTATCGGAGTGATGGCGGAGAACGGCCAATGGCGCACAAAGTACTGCGCAGAGTTGCGCAACATCAATGTTGCCGAGTTGGTGGCCATTGAGTGTGCGGTCAGAACTTTCCGCGGCCGGCCACTGGAGATTGTGTCCGATTCCCGGAATGCGATCGCGTTGGCTACCGGGTCCAAGGTGTCGTCATCTACTCAGGTGGCACGCCTTGTCGATTCGATCAGGGCAGCCAGCAAAGGTCGAGAAGTCAGTTACAGGTGGGTGCCGGGGCATTCCGGTGTCCTGTTAAACGAGACTGCCGACAGGCTGGCCGTCGCGAGGCGACGAAACGAGGACGCCCAGGTTGATCAGGCGACCGCGGATCGGATCTACTCGAACATCGTTGCTGACGTTCATCAAGATGAGTCACCGGTAGCCGCTTGA
- a CDS encoding ATP-binding protein, with protein sequence MTFTDIDYDKFRALRVTRVAARLEQLIGDEANDELTPEQLFLTAVDDALEDRRAHKVDKLIRAAGLPIPEANVAELDYREGRGINPVRMKRYAAHDWAADPTNLLVISPTGGGKTYLACAIGIAACHNGHAVTYARMDSLARQLVITRADGIAHQKLLNDLSNTDLLIIDDFLTVGIDSDAASDLFAILANREHRLPTMIASQTGPAHWVAELPDRVAADSIVNRLANNARTINLGQIDMRRQRQDQARTTDGYWE encoded by the coding sequence GTGACGTTCACCGACATCGACTACGACAAGTTCCGCGCCCTGCGCGTGACCAGGGTCGCCGCCCGGCTGGAGCAGCTCATCGGCGACGAAGCCAACGACGAGCTGACCCCCGAGCAACTGTTCCTCACCGCCGTGGATGATGCCCTCGAAGATCGCCGGGCACACAAGGTCGACAAACTCATCCGGGCCGCCGGGTTGCCGATCCCGGAGGCGAATGTCGCCGAGCTCGACTACCGGGAGGGCCGAGGGATCAACCCGGTGCGGATGAAACGCTACGCCGCCCACGACTGGGCCGCCGACCCCACGAACCTGCTGGTCATCTCCCCAACCGGAGGAGGAAAAACGTACCTGGCCTGCGCCATCGGCATCGCCGCCTGCCACAACGGCCACGCCGTCACCTACGCCAGAATGGACTCGCTCGCACGGCAATTGGTCATCACCCGCGCCGACGGGATCGCACACCAGAAGCTGCTCAACGATCTGTCGAACACCGATCTGCTGATCATCGACGACTTTCTCACCGTCGGCATCGACAGCGACGCCGCCTCCGACCTGTTCGCCATTCTGGCCAACCGAGAACACCGCCTGCCGACGATGATCGCCTCGCAGACAGGACCGGCCCACTGGGTCGCAGAACTACCCGACCGGGTCGCCGCTGACTCCATCGTCAACCGTCTGGCCAACAACGCGCGGACGATCAACCTCGGCCAGATCGATATGCGCCGACAGCGCCAAGACCAGGCTCGCACCACCGACGGCTACTGGGAGTAA
- the istA gene encoding IS21 family transposase: MALLLQGRSYREVVETAGCSHRDVARAKQVIGMNGITSVEGVSDAEVAGWFPDGRRRVSDEYERPEFESVLQALKHRRHFTLLQGWRRYADAAGTGKKKYGYAQYCALFSEWARTNDLVAVLRHEPGRAMHVDWAGDTLDVVDRADGVVVKAYLFVAVLPYSGAVFCRAYPDMKSEAWLDAHVQAFAFFGGVPQLVVPDNPTTSTHQRHKGDAERVVNARYQQLADHYQCAIVPARAKKPRDKAAAESAVNVVNLRVIGYLEGETWFSVSELNEAIDERVREVNRDLRRADDSTRWERFETEEQHLLTALPDARFEEVAWKQLKAARNYHITADYQHYSVPYSLAGQLLRVRLTSSRVTVFNGNEVVCEHPRLSGRKGQYSTLAEHVPDKHRDIDGLWSRTWFSDRARSFGPATQEVIEQILDRHQIEAQGYLDCQNILGGLGKKNRQRLEAACGELLARGGYPTYTTLKRLMAAIDSDAKAPRTIRPAASTRKHTETREPGPEVYVRDASHYEIGSQGAGQ, encoded by the coding sequence ATGGCGCTGTTGCTCCAGGGCCGCAGCTACCGGGAGGTCGTGGAGACGGCGGGCTGCTCGCACCGTGACGTCGCGCGGGCCAAGCAGGTGATCGGAATGAACGGCATCACCTCAGTGGAGGGCGTCTCGGATGCGGAGGTCGCCGGATGGTTCCCCGACGGGCGACGGCGGGTCTCGGATGAGTACGAGCGGCCGGAATTCGAATCTGTACTCCAAGCGCTCAAGCACCGTCGCCACTTCACCTTGCTGCAAGGGTGGCGTCGGTACGCCGATGCCGCCGGCACGGGGAAGAAAAAGTACGGATACGCGCAGTACTGCGCCCTGTTCTCCGAGTGGGCGCGAACGAATGACCTGGTCGCGGTCCTGCGCCACGAGCCGGGCCGGGCGATGCACGTGGACTGGGCCGGGGACACCCTCGACGTGGTGGACCGGGCCGACGGCGTAGTGGTCAAGGCCTACTTGTTCGTGGCGGTCCTGCCGTACTCGGGCGCGGTGTTCTGCCGGGCGTATCCGGACATGAAGTCCGAGGCCTGGCTGGACGCCCACGTCCAAGCATTCGCCTTCTTCGGGGGCGTGCCCCAGCTGGTGGTTCCCGACAATCCGACCACCTCGACGCACCAACGACACAAGGGCGATGCAGAGCGGGTCGTCAACGCCCGCTACCAGCAGCTGGCCGACCATTACCAGTGCGCCATCGTCCCAGCTAGAGCCAAGAAACCAAGGGATAAGGCTGCCGCAGAGTCCGCGGTGAACGTGGTGAACCTACGCGTCATCGGCTATCTCGAGGGCGAGACGTGGTTCTCGGTGTCCGAGCTCAACGAGGCGATCGACGAGCGGGTGCGCGAGGTCAACCGCGACCTGAGGCGAGCCGACGATTCCACCCGGTGGGAGCGCTTCGAAACCGAGGAGCAGCACCTGCTCACAGCCCTGCCGGATGCCCGGTTCGAGGAGGTGGCCTGGAAGCAGCTCAAGGCCGCCCGCAACTACCACATCACCGCCGACTACCAGCATTACTCAGTGCCGTACTCGCTGGCCGGGCAGCTGCTGCGGGTTCGGCTGACCTCGAGCCGAGTCACGGTGTTCAACGGCAACGAAGTCGTCTGCGAGCACCCGCGGCTGAGCGGCCGCAAGGGCCAGTACTCCACGCTCGCCGAGCACGTGCCAGACAAGCACCGCGACATCGACGGCCTATGGTCCAGGACCTGGTTCAGCGATCGCGCCCGCAGCTTCGGTCCGGCCACCCAGGAGGTGATCGAGCAGATCCTGGACCGCCACCAGATCGAGGCCCAGGGGTATCTGGACTGCCAGAACATCCTGGGCGGACTCGGCAAGAAGAACCGACAGCGCCTCGAGGCCGCCTGCGGAGAACTCCTGGCCCGCGGCGGCTATCCCACCTACACCACCCTCAAGCGACTGATGGCCGCGATCGACTCCGATGCCAAGGCGCCCAGGACCATCAGGCCCGCAGCCTCAACCCGCAAACACACCGAGACCCGAGAACCCGGACCCGAGGTCTACGTCCGCGACGCCTCCCACTACGAAATCGGCAGTCAGGGGGCAGGGCAGTGA
- a CDS encoding tetratricopeptide repeat protein, translating to MDDSSAQRREEAIDHYNRALEHYTNGQLEHAYNDLTHALTLFTTMGEEESVAQCEYFLGWVTQKLKLFEQARTHCHNALEIFISRGLKQKASDCERTLGNVAQELGEFEQAKAHYQQAHQEYTRLGLERQAADCEANLGVVAKDLGLFGQARTHYLQARQVFSHLGLDQKVAGCEVNLGNVAKDLGVFEQASTHYLQAHQVFARLGLEQEVAGCEMNLGSVAKDLGGFEQARTHYLQAHQVFARLGLDQEVAGCEMNLGTLAWELGVFDQARVHLGRARKVYTRLGLEREAASCEMNLGNVAKDLGGFEQARTHYLQAQQAFARLGLDQEVAGCEVNLGNVAQDLGVFEQARTHYLQAQQAFARLGLEQKVAGCEQGLGNVASYLGSFEQARTHYLQAQQVFARLGLEQEVAGCEQGLGHVASCLGSFEQARTHYQQAHQVFARLGLKQKVAGCEQGLGIVGSYLGSFEQARTHYQQAQQVYERLGIERQVAECRLNTARSWAAQAEVSEVDDGRVLLERALQLAVPAVVYLEGMRFQFRSASDRIAWAKRIEDSSSFLFQLASDLGDQILMADLVETAINSGVHTTTAADTDTPLQREQSVRALAIAPAFEPAGTDAQGPDTGPSAHLGGTSRLIAGAHLPLRPPPRLRMPDTHLALTPWDQDTGHTYPTPRTHTHPLAIT from the coding sequence ATGGACGACAGTTCCGCCCAACGGCGTGAAGAGGCAATCGATCACTACAACCGCGCGCTCGAGCACTACACAAACGGTCAACTCGAACACGCCTACAACGACCTCACCCACGCACTGACCCTGTTCACCACCATGGGCGAAGAAGAATCTGTCGCCCAATGCGAGTATTTCCTCGGCTGGGTGACGCAGAAACTGAAGCTGTTCGAGCAGGCCCGCACCCACTGTCACAACGCCCTCGAGATCTTCATCAGCCGGGGGCTCAAGCAGAAGGCCTCCGACTGCGAGAGGACTCTCGGGAACGTGGCCCAGGAGCTCGGAGAATTCGAGCAGGCAAAAGCCCACTACCAACAGGCCCACCAGGAATACACCCGCCTAGGACTAGAACGGCAGGCTGCCGACTGTGAGGCGAACCTCGGGGTCGTGGCCAAGGACCTGGGGTTGTTTGGTCAGGCGCGAACTCACTACTTGCAGGCCCGCCAGGTATTCAGTCACCTAGGATTGGATCAGAAGGTCGCTGGCTGTGAGGTGAACCTCGGGAACGTGGCCAAGGACCTGGGGGTGTTCGAGCAGGCAAGCACTCACTACCTGCAAGCCCACCAGGTGTTCGCCCGCCTAGGACTAGAACAGGAAGTCGCTGGCTGCGAGATGAACCTCGGGAGCGTGGCCAAGGACCTGGGGGGGTTCGAGCAGGCACGCACTCACTACCTGCAAGCCCACCAGGTGTTCGCCCGCCTAGGACTAGACCAGGAAGTCGCTGGCTGCGAGATGAACCTTGGGACTCTGGCCTGGGAGTTGGGGGTGTTCGATCAGGCACGTGTGCACCTGGGGCGGGCCCGGAAGGTGTACACCCGGTTGGGCCTGGAGCGAGAAGCCGCCAGCTGCGAGATGAACCTCGGGAACGTGGCCAAGGACCTGGGGGGGTTCGAGCAGGCACGCACTCACTACCTGCAAGCCCAACAGGCGTTCGCCCGCCTAGGACTAGACCAGGAAGTCGCTGGCTGCGAGGTGAACCTGGGGAACGTGGCCCAGGACCTGGGGGTGTTCGAGCAGGCACGCACTCACTACCTGCAAGCCCAACAGGCGTTCGCACGCCTAGGACTAGAACAGAAGGTCGCTGGCTGCGAGCAGGGCCTCGGGAACGTAGCCTCGTATCTAGGGTCCTTCGAGCAGGCCCGCACCCACTACCTGCAAGCCCAACAGGTGTTCGCCCGCCTAGGACTAGAACAGGAAGTCGCTGGCTGCGAGCAGGGCCTCGGGCACGTAGCCTCGTGCCTAGGGTCCTTCGAGCAGGCCCGCACCCACTACCAGCAGGCCCACCAGGTGTTCGCCCGCCTAGGACTGAAGCAGAAGGTCGCTGGCTGCGAGCAGGGCCTCGGGATCGTGGGCTCGTATCTAGGGTCCTTCGAGCAGGCCCGCACCCACTATCAGCAGGCCCAGCAGGTTTACGAACGGCTGGGCATCGAGCGGCAGGTCGCCGAGTGCCGACTGAACACGGCCCGGTCGTGGGCTGCTCAGGCCGAGGTGTCCGAAGTCGACGATGGGCGGGTGTTGTTGGAGCGGGCGTTGCAGCTCGCGGTCCCTGCTGTGGTGTACCTAGAGGGGATGCGGTTCCAGTTCCGATCGGCCTCGGATCGCATCGCCTGGGCCAAGCGAATTGAGGACTCCTCGAGTTTCCTGTTCCAACTCGCGAGCGACCTCGGTGACCAGATCTTGATGGCGGACTTGGTGGAGACCGCCATCAACTCCGGTGTCCACACCACCACCGCGGCGGATACCGACACGCCCCTGCAGCGGGAACAGTCCGTCCGCGCCTTGGCGATAGCGCCGGCGTTCGAACCCGCCGGCACCGACGCACAGGGCCCGGATACGGGTCCCTCGGCGCATCTGGGTGGGACCAGCCGCCTCATCGCTGGGGCGCACTTGCCGCTACGGCCCCCGCCCCGCCTACGCATGCCCGATACTCACCTCGCCCTGACCCCATGGGATCAGGACACCGGCCACACCTACCCCACACCCCGAACACACACCCACCCACTGGCCATCACCTAG